One Anguilla rostrata isolate EN2019 chromosome 15, ASM1855537v3, whole genome shotgun sequence genomic window carries:
- the lipt1 gene encoding lipoyltransferase 1, mitochondrial, which translates to MILRPCARVYANTRDCLRGIRPLNTLSAVIEQNGKTGLVLQSMSTDIFENLAFEDWVHQHVDLQDRRILFLWRNAAAVVIGRHQNPWQECNLQLMRERGVPLARRRSGGGTVYQDLGNINMTFFTSKRKYDRHKNLNVVTSALKKLRPALDVHATDRFDILLNRDFKISGTAAKLGRADAYHHCTLLCAADLALLSPVLKSTCRSIRSNATPSVPSPVRNLVDEDPTLDCDTIMEAIASQYSAEFGLNGAVMLVDPTDELCLPGIHKMASELQTWEWVFGRTPKFSVSTCFEVSYEASTTKVTLNMDVKNGIIETCSIELPQDWLPTALCRELNALLVGCKFCPSEVAVLTSAVLRTTPLNSELETKMNILCQHVAAAM; encoded by the coding sequence ATGATATTAAGGCCTTGTGCCCGTGTGTACGCAAACACTCGGGACTGTTTACGTGGAATTCGACCACTTAACACTTTGTCAGCTGTCATTGAGCAGAATGGCAAAACCGGCCTCGTCCTTCAATCCATGTCCACTGACATTTTTGAGAACCTGGCTTTTGAGGACTGGGTACACCAGCACGTGGACCTCCAGGATCGGAGGATACTTTTCCTGTGGAGAAACGCCGCAGCAGTGGTCATCGGCAGACATCAGAATCCCTGGCAGGAGTGCAACCTCCAgctaatgagagagaggggggtccCACTCGCGAGACGGCGGAGTGGTGGAGGGACCGTGTACCAAGACCTGGGGAACATCAACATGACCTTCTTCACGTCAAAGCGAAAGTACGATCGACACAAGAATCTTAACGTTGTTACCAGCGCTTTAAAGAAACTGCGGCCCGCTCTGGATGTGCACGCAACCGATAGATTCGACATACTACTAAATCGGGACTTTAAAATATCTGGGACCGCCGCTAAATTGGGGAGAGCAGACGCGTATCATCATTGCACACTGCTTTGCGCAGCAGATCTGGCACTGCTGTCCCCGGTTCTGAAAAGCACGTGCCGATCAATCAGGAGCAATGCGACACCCAGCGTGCCCTCGCCCGTGAGAAATCTCGTGGATGAGGACCCAACTTTAGACTGCGACACGATCATGGAGGCCATAGCATCCCAGTACAGTGCGGAGTTTGGACTGAACGGCGCAGTCATGCTTGTTGACCCAACAGACGAGCTGTGCCTTCCCGGCATCCATAAAATGGCCTCTGAACTTCAGACCTGGGAATGGGTGTTCGGGAGAACGCCTAAGTTCAGCGTCAGTACCTGCTTTGAGGTCAGCTACGAAGCTTCCACCACCAAAGTCACTCTAAATATGGACGTAAAGAATGGTATTATAGAGACCTGTTCCATAGAACTACCTCAGGATTGGCTGCCCACAGCGCTCTGTCGCGAACTAAACGCCCTCTTGGTCGGTTGCAAGTTCTGCCCCAGTGAAGTCGCGGTTCTTACGTCGGCTGTGCTGAGGACAACCCCGCTGAACAGTGAACTTGAAACCAAGATGAATATTCTATGCCAGCATGTGGCTGCTGCCATGTGA
- the mrpl30 gene encoding 39S ribosomal protein L30, mitochondrial, giving the protein MAVFCRALQKPSFAVKNLPEATQLPWIVSLRCKFTKPRIPPEVFEERSKEHEKYGGDPEQPHKLHLVTRVKTVIRRPYWEKKIVHDLGLGKAHQACVHKNIPSVNNKLKVIKHLVKIQPLKLPQGLPAEEDMADTLLTSRGELVVRKRLKPLEPKAIEP; this is encoded by the exons ATGGCTGTTTTCTGTCGTGCATTGCAGAAACCTTCATTTGCAGTTAAG aatttgcCAGAGGCCACACAGTTGCCCTGGATCGTGTCTCTACGCTGCAAATTCACCAAACCACGCATTCCTCCAGAG GTGTTTGAGGAACGGTCCAAAGAGCACGAGAAATATGGCGGTGACCCCGAGCAACCTCACAAGCTGCATCTTGTCACAAGGGTGAAGACCGTGATTCGCCGACCCTACTGGGAGAAAAAGATTGTGCACGACCTTGGCCTGGGAAAG GCCCACCAAGCTTGTGTACATAAGAATATCCCTTCGGTCAATAACAAACTGAAAGTCATAAAACACCTTGTAAa GATCCAGCCCCTGAAGCTGCCCCAAGGCCTTCCGGCTGAAGAGGACATGGCCGACACGCTGCTGACCAGCAGAGGAGAGCTGGTGGTCAGAAAGCGACTCAAACCCCTGGAGCCGAAGGCCATCGAGCCTTAG
- the mitd1 gene encoding MIT domain-containing protein 1 — MTQNHVPGMEASAVSVLKRAVELDHSSRFQESIVCYQEGIQLLLDVLKAIKDDTKKAHYREKIKGYMERAEQIKVHLTREKEEGKYHEQVKIAENATGYSYDTLFRPYISETLTEVWVEDPYIRYIHQLYNFLRFCEMLLKAPCKVRRIHLLTSQEEGEGSSQQTNALAEIKQSLQAHEVTLDLQYSSSIHDREIRFDNGWIIKIGRGLDYFKRPQGRFSVGYCDYDLRQCQETTVDVFHTKHTKTT; from the exons ATGACACAAAATCATGTACCGGGCATGGAAGCGTCAGCTGTCTCCGTTCTCAAGAGGGCTGTGGAGCTGGACCACAGCTCGCGCTTCCAGGAATCCATCGTCTGCTATCAAGAAGGAATCCAGCTACTGCTGGACGTGCTGAAAG CTATCAAGGATGACACAAAGAAAGCTCATTACAGGGAAAAGATTAAGGGCTACATGGAGCGAGCCGAGCAGATTAAAGTCCATCTTACGCGAGAAAAAGAAG AGGGTAAATATCATGAACAGGTTAAAATAGCAGAGAACGCCACGGGATACAGCTACGACACCCTGTTCCGACCGTACATCAGCGAGACCCTGACGGAGGTGTGGGTGGAGGATCCGTACATCCGATACATCCATCAG CTCTATAACTTCTTGCGCTTCTGTGAAATGCTGCTGAAGGCTCCCTGTAAAGTCCGGAGGATTCACCTCCTCACCTCCCAGGAGGAG GGCGAGGGCTCTTCGCAGCAGACCAATGCCCTGGCTGAAATTAAGCAGTCACTGCAGGCCCATGAGGTGACCCTGGATCTCCAGTACTCCTCCTCCATCCATGACAGGGAAATCAG GTTTGACAATGGCTGGATAATCAAGATCGGAAGAGGACTGGACTACTTTAAGAGGCCACAG ggTCGATTCTCCGTTGGGTATTGCGACTATGACTTGAGGCAGTGTCAAGAGACGACGGTCGATGttttccacacaaaacacacaaagacaactTAA